One genomic segment of Amycolatopsis sp. Hca4 includes these proteins:
- a CDS encoding dipeptidase — MTNEALQRATKLLDAVILADGHNDLPWELRQHGGPNPVEAAASLDLTVRQPALHTDFPKLADGKLGMQFWSVYVPCEFEGHSAVTAVLEQVEVVHQLVERYPDRLRLVTTADEAEAAFADGRIASLLGAEGGHSIAESIGVLRILRRLGVRYMTLTHNFNTTWADSGTDEPAHGGLTEFGRDIVREMNKIGMMVDLSHVAPSTMRAAIEVSSVPVIFSHSSCIAVNDHPRNIPDDVLAMLPGNGGVAMITFVPAFVSPEVAAWNERLEAAMAEAGLEYRNLSLRGKFVQEWDGPPKPTATVEDVVAHVEHAREVAGIDHIGLGGDYDGVGALPEGLEDTSKYPVLFAALLERGWSEDDCAKLAGRNTLRVLREVDGFAR; from the coding sequence ATGACTAACGAGGCACTACAGCGTGCTACCAAACTGCTGGACGCCGTCATCCTCGCCGACGGGCACAACGACCTGCCGTGGGAGCTGCGGCAGCACGGTGGCCCGAACCCGGTCGAGGCGGCCGCGTCGCTCGACCTGACCGTGCGGCAGCCCGCCCTGCACACCGACTTCCCGAAGCTCGCCGACGGCAAGCTCGGCATGCAGTTCTGGTCGGTGTACGTGCCCTGTGAGTTCGAGGGCCACAGTGCCGTGACCGCCGTCCTGGAGCAGGTGGAGGTCGTCCACCAGCTGGTCGAGCGCTACCCCGACCGGCTGCGGCTGGTCACCACCGCGGACGAGGCCGAAGCCGCGTTCGCCGACGGCCGGATCGCGTCGCTGCTCGGCGCCGAGGGCGGGCACAGCATCGCCGAGTCGATCGGCGTGCTGCGGATCCTGCGCCGGCTCGGCGTCCGGTACATGACGCTGACGCACAACTTCAACACCACCTGGGCCGACTCGGGCACCGACGAACCCGCTCACGGCGGGCTCACCGAGTTCGGCCGCGACATCGTGCGCGAGATGAACAAGATCGGCATGATGGTCGACCTCTCGCACGTCGCGCCCTCGACGATGCGGGCGGCGATCGAGGTCAGCTCGGTGCCGGTGATCTTCAGCCACTCCTCCTGCATCGCCGTGAACGACCACCCCCGCAACATCCCGGACGACGTCCTGGCCATGCTGCCCGGCAACGGCGGCGTCGCGATGATCACCTTCGTGCCCGCGTTCGTCTCGCCGGAGGTCGCGGCCTGGAACGAACGGCTCGAGGCCGCGATGGCCGAAGCCGGCCTGGAGTACCGGAACCTGAGCCTGCGCGGGAAGTTCGTGCAGGAGTGGGACGGCCCGCCGAAGCCGACGGCGACCGTGGAGGACGTCGTCGCGCACGTCGAGCACGCCCGCGAGGTCGCCGGTATCGACCACATCGGCCTCGGCGGCGACTACGACGGCGTCGGCGCGCTGCCGGAGGGGCTGGAGGACACCTCCAAGTACCCGGTGTTGTTCGCGGCCCTGCTCGAGCGGGGGTGGAGTGAGGACGACTGCGCGAAACTGGCCGGCCGGAACACGCTCCGCGTCCTCCGGGAGGTCGACGGCTTCGCCCGTTAG
- a CDS encoding benzoate-CoA ligase family protein, whose amino-acid sequence MATGFNAAEYLLSAGRPDATAVVSPRRSLTYAELAAESRRVAGGLAELGVRPEERVMFCMVDDVELLTGILGAMLAGAVAVPVSTMVTGPELGQVLADSRARVLCVSEEFADQALTALALAPEVTDVVLDRCDAAGFAVRTHDWPSLAGPVPSGRTWEDSPALWLYTSGTTGQPKGAMHRHASIRAVCETYARGVLGTTSADRFLSVPKLFFAYGLGNSCFFPLGAGGTTLLEPSRPTPALFASRAREEKPSLFFAVPTFYAALLASDVPDDSFSSVRYAVSAGEPLPASLFERFRARFGLEILDGIGSTEALHIFLSNQPGSVRPGSTGVPVPGYSVQLRDEAGAVIDAAGKPGELFVAGPSTATGYWARYDATKLVFQGEWLRTGDSYVRNEDGTFSCLGRFGDMLKAGGIWVSPSEVEERLRQHPAVAEVAVVAAPDADGLDKPVACVVPAPGFAVDPAELIEFCREGLAAFKRPRGVVELAELPKTATGKIRRNVIRELVRDSLRTVPSP is encoded by the coding sequence GTGGCGACAGGGTTCAACGCGGCGGAGTACCTGCTCTCGGCCGGGCGCCCGGACGCGACCGCGGTCGTGTCGCCCCGCCGGTCACTGACCTACGCCGAGCTCGCGGCGGAGTCCCGCCGCGTGGCCGGTGGGCTCGCGGAGCTCGGCGTGCGGCCCGAAGAGCGGGTCATGTTCTGCATGGTCGACGACGTCGAGCTGCTCACCGGCATCCTCGGCGCGATGCTGGCCGGCGCGGTCGCCGTCCCGGTCTCGACCATGGTCACCGGTCCCGAGCTGGGCCAGGTGCTCGCCGACTCGCGGGCGCGCGTGCTGTGCGTGTCGGAGGAGTTCGCCGACCAGGCGCTGACGGCGCTGGCACTCGCCCCCGAGGTCACCGACGTCGTGCTCGACCGCTGCGACGCGGCCGGGTTCGCCGTCCGGACGCACGACTGGCCGTCGCTGGCCGGCCCGGTCCCGAGTGGACGGACGTGGGAAGACTCGCCCGCGCTGTGGCTGTACACGTCCGGGACGACCGGACAGCCGAAGGGCGCGATGCACCGGCACGCGAGCATCCGCGCGGTCTGCGAGACGTACGCGCGCGGGGTGCTGGGGACAACGTCGGCCGACCGGTTCCTGTCCGTGCCGAAGCTGTTCTTCGCCTACGGGCTGGGGAACTCGTGCTTCTTCCCGCTCGGCGCGGGCGGCACGACGCTGCTCGAGCCTTCGCGGCCGACACCCGCGTTGTTCGCTTCACGCGCCCGCGAGGAGAAGCCGTCGCTGTTCTTCGCCGTCCCGACGTTCTACGCGGCCTTGCTCGCCAGCGACGTCCCGGACGACTCGTTTTCCTCGGTGCGGTACGCGGTTTCGGCGGGCGAGCCGCTGCCCGCGTCGCTGTTCGAACGGTTCCGCGCCCGCTTCGGGCTGGAGATCCTCGACGGCATCGGGTCGACCGAGGCACTCCACATCTTCCTGTCGAACCAGCCCGGATCGGTGCGTCCGGGCAGCACCGGCGTCCCGGTGCCCGGGTATTCCGTGCAGCTGCGCGACGAAGCCGGGGCGGTGATCGACGCCGCCGGGAAGCCGGGCGAGCTGTTCGTGGCCGGGCCGTCGACGGCGACCGGGTACTGGGCCCGCTACGACGCCACGAAGCTCGTCTTCCAGGGCGAGTGGCTGCGGACCGGCGACAGCTACGTCCGGAACGAGGACGGGACGTTTTCGTGTCTGGGCCGGTTCGGCGACATGCTGAAGGCGGGCGGGATCTGGGTGTCACCGTCCGAAGTGGAGGAACGGCTGCGGCAGCACCCGGCGGTGGCCGAGGTCGCGGTGGTCGCCGCGCCGGACGCCGACGGCCTCGACAAGCCGGTGGCCTGCGTGGTGCCCGCGCCCGGGTTCGCGGTGGACCCGGCCGAGCTGATCGAGTTCTGCCGCGAGGGCCTGGCCGCGTTCAAGCGCCCGCGCGGGGTGGTCGAGCTGGCCGAACTGCCGAAGACGGCGACCGGCAAGATCCGCCGCAACGTGATCCGCGAGCTGGTCCGCGACTCGCTGCGGACGGTACCCAGCCCGTGA
- a CDS encoding amidohydrolase family protein, with product MIDGHFVVDAHVHAPRLPTLKPAWLQWAHDFAGAYPWRSVYSPDGTVIPSAMDELMASEGIDRVLLFCEYSPRATGIQPIEDNLPLVAFNPERFRLVANVNPYVHHPAAAEVERQLDLGAVALKIHPVHGAFSPADKELYPVYQLCLDRGVPVILHSGTSSFPGSRTSFGNPELLSDVVEDFPALQFVFAHGGRGWWYDVAAFLALARDNVWLDLAGLPPKKLPEYYQRFDLRRLAGKFVFGTDWPGVPSVAANVRTLIGLGLPEDVLSGVLSGNAIKLMPSLA from the coding sequence GTGATCGACGGGCACTTCGTGGTCGACGCCCACGTCCACGCACCGCGGCTGCCGACGCTGAAACCCGCGTGGCTGCAGTGGGCGCACGACTTCGCCGGGGCGTACCCGTGGCGTTCGGTGTATTCGCCTGACGGCACCGTGATCCCGTCCGCAATGGACGAGCTGATGGCGTCCGAAGGCATCGACCGGGTGTTGTTGTTCTGCGAGTACAGCCCGCGCGCGACCGGGATCCAGCCGATCGAGGACAACCTGCCGCTGGTTGCGTTCAACCCGGAGCGGTTCCGGCTGGTGGCGAACGTGAACCCGTACGTGCACCACCCGGCGGCGGCGGAGGTCGAGCGGCAGCTGGACCTGGGGGCGGTGGCGCTGAAGATCCACCCGGTGCACGGCGCGTTCTCCCCGGCGGACAAGGAGCTGTACCCGGTCTACCAGCTGTGCCTCGACCGCGGGGTGCCGGTGATCCTCCACTCGGGAACGTCGAGCTTCCCCGGCTCCCGCACCAGTTTCGGCAACCCGGAGCTGCTGTCCGATGTGGTCGAAGACTTCCCGGCCCTGCAGTTCGTCTTCGCCCACGGCGGCCGCGGCTGGTGGTACGACGTCGCCGCGTTCCTGGCCCTGGCGCGCGACAACGTCTGGCTCGACCTCGCCGGGCTGCCGCCGAAGAAGCTGCCGGAGTACTACCAGCGCTTCGACCTGCGGCGGCTGGCGGGGAAGTTCGTGTTCGGGACGGACTGGCCGGGCGTGCCTTCGGTGGCCGCGAACGTCCGCACGCTCATCGGGCTTGGCCTGCCGGAGGACGTGCTGAGCGGGGTGCTGTCGGGCAACGCGATCAAGCTGATGCCGTCGCTGGCGTAG
- a CDS encoding Abi-alpha family protein — protein MNAERPNGRGAADDVADLARRAGQLAGWAARTGFALGRKLPGVETAERGVRQVERQLLTELRRRLDEVDDPYHAALTAASAMNRAAVPGKVEATVTLVPVRDNHAEPLRAAMAELLNHSIGFGRERAREYFYAIILRQLTPDEARILSALSDGSPFPAVDVVERTGLGGNGRVVLRNASTVGKAAGVSLPDQVPGYVTRLIGLGLVDLDEEVPSLETQYEILLTDETVREAEKHVRRAKFVRRTIHVSRLGAQFWQACDPSLG, from the coding sequence GTGAACGCAGAGCGACCGAACGGCCGGGGTGCCGCCGACGACGTGGCCGATCTGGCCCGCCGCGCCGGTCAGCTGGCGGGCTGGGCCGCGCGGACCGGCTTCGCGCTCGGCCGCAAGCTGCCCGGTGTCGAAACCGCCGAACGCGGCGTCCGGCAGGTGGAGCGCCAGCTGCTGACCGAGCTGCGCCGCCGGCTCGACGAGGTGGACGACCCGTACCACGCGGCGCTCACCGCGGCGTCGGCGATGAACCGTGCGGCGGTCCCCGGGAAGGTCGAAGCCACCGTGACGCTGGTGCCGGTGCGCGACAACCACGCCGAGCCGCTGCGCGCGGCGATGGCCGAGCTGCTCAACCACTCGATCGGCTTCGGCCGCGAGCGCGCCCGCGAGTACTTCTACGCGATCATCCTGCGCCAGCTGACGCCGGACGAGGCCCGGATCCTCTCCGCGCTGTCCGACGGCTCGCCGTTCCCCGCCGTCGACGTCGTCGAGCGGACCGGCCTCGGCGGCAACGGCCGGGTCGTGCTGCGCAACGCCTCGACGGTCGGCAAGGCGGCCGGGGTGTCGCTGCCCGACCAGGTGCCCGGCTACGTCACCCGGCTGATCGGGCTCGGCCTGGTCGACCTCGACGAAGAGGTGCCGTCGCTGGAGACGCAGTACGAGATCCTGCTGACCGACGAGACGGTGCGCGAGGCGGAGAAGCACGTCCGGCGCGCGAAGTTCGTCCGGCGCACGATCCACGTCTCGCGCCTCGGCGCGCAGTTCTGGCAGGCCTGCGACCCGAGCTTGGGTTGA
- the boxB gene encoding benzoyl-CoA 2,3-epoxidase subunit BoxB: MPEKIDYDAKIPNNVNLSEDRRLQRALEGWQPKFMHWWGEMGPTLETQGVYLRTAVSVGREGWAHFDHVNVPDYRWGIFLAERDPDRRIAFGEHKGEPVWQQVPGEYRADLQRLIVIQGDTEPASVEQQKLLGLTAPSLYDLRNLFQVNVEEGRHLWAMVYLLHAYFGREGRDEAEGLLLRNSGSPDAPRILGAFNEETADWLAFYMFTYFTDRDGKYQLGTLKESSFDPLSRTCEFMLKEEAHHMMVGTTGVDRVVTRSAELIREHDTYDIGPHGGIPLDVIQKYINFHYTVSLDLFGSETSTNAANYYTAGLKGRWQETRRKDDHKLTEDARTLERPNADGTWTTEELQAILLLNLDLRSEYVADCQTGVKRWNKILADAGIDHAFRLPHPGFNREVGINSGHHVTPDGTIVDEATWEAGKRKWLPTTEDLTFVRSLMHPVYERGKIASWVAPPRQGINGKPIDYEYVYLT, encoded by the coding sequence ATGCCCGAGAAGATCGACTACGACGCCAAGATCCCCAACAACGTCAACCTCTCCGAGGACCGTAGGCTGCAGCGGGCCTTGGAGGGTTGGCAGCCGAAGTTCATGCACTGGTGGGGCGAGATGGGGCCCACGCTGGAGACCCAGGGCGTCTACCTGCGCACCGCGGTCAGCGTCGGCCGCGAAGGCTGGGCGCACTTCGACCACGTCAACGTCCCCGACTACCGCTGGGGCATCTTCCTCGCCGAGCGCGACCCCGACCGCCGGATCGCCTTCGGCGAGCACAAGGGCGAGCCGGTGTGGCAGCAGGTGCCCGGGGAGTACCGCGCCGACCTGCAGCGGCTGATCGTCATCCAGGGCGACACCGAGCCGGCGTCGGTCGAGCAGCAGAAACTGCTCGGCCTGACCGCGCCGAGCCTCTACGACCTGCGCAACCTCTTCCAGGTCAACGTCGAAGAAGGCCGTCACCTGTGGGCGATGGTGTACCTGCTGCACGCCTACTTCGGCCGCGAAGGCCGTGACGAGGCCGAAGGGCTGCTGCTGCGCAACTCGGGGAGTCCCGACGCGCCTCGCATCCTCGGCGCGTTCAACGAGGAAACCGCCGACTGGCTGGCGTTCTACATGTTCACCTACTTCACCGACCGCGACGGGAAGTACCAGCTCGGCACGCTCAAGGAGTCCTCCTTCGACCCGCTCTCGCGCACCTGCGAGTTCATGCTGAAGGAAGAAGCGCACCACATGATGGTCGGCACCACCGGCGTCGACCGCGTGGTGACCCGCAGCGCCGAGCTGATCCGCGAGCACGACACCTACGACATCGGCCCGCACGGCGGCATCCCGCTGGACGTCATCCAGAAGTACATCAACTTCCACTACACGGTGTCCCTGGACCTGTTCGGCAGCGAGACGTCGACGAACGCGGCGAACTACTACACCGCCGGGCTCAAGGGCCGCTGGCAGGAGACCCGCCGCAAGGACGACCACAAGCTCACCGAGGACGCCCGCACGCTGGAGCGGCCGAACGCCGACGGCACCTGGACCACCGAGGAACTGCAGGCCATCCTGCTGCTGAACCTCGACCTGCGCAGCGAGTACGTCGCCGACTGCCAGACCGGCGTGAAACGCTGGAACAAGATCCTCGCCGACGCCGGGATCGACCACGCGTTCCGCCTGCCGCACCCTGGCTTCAACCGCGAAGTCGGCATAAACTCCGGCCACCACGTCACTCCCGACGGCACCATCGTCGACGAGGCGACCTGGGAGGCGGGCAAGCGCAAGTGGCTGCCCACGACCGAGGACCTCACGTTCGTGCGTTCGCTGATGCACCCGGTGTACGAGCGGGGGAAGATCGCGAGCTGGGTCGCCCCGCCCCGGCAGGGCATCAACGGCAAGCCCATCGACTACGAGTACGTGTACCTGACGTAG
- a CDS encoding MarR family winged helix-turn-helix transcriptional regulator, with the protein MDTDDDEIVTWWGLVIEGYLATQDRLMGEIAERFGLAPASFDILLRLVRSPEHRMPMTRLATEAALSSGGFTKVADRLVAADLICRIPSPDDRRVTFASLTEHGLDVANKARAAAADILRRIVLTPLGEDAPALAEAMRTLRAFNADR; encoded by the coding sequence GTGGACACCGACGACGACGAGATCGTCACCTGGTGGGGCCTGGTCATCGAGGGCTACCTGGCCACCCAGGACAGGCTGATGGGCGAGATCGCCGAGCGCTTCGGGCTCGCGCCCGCGTCGTTCGACATCCTGCTGCGGCTCGTGCGCTCACCCGAGCACCGGATGCCGATGACCCGCCTGGCCACCGAGGCCGCGCTGTCCAGCGGCGGGTTCACCAAGGTGGCGGACCGCCTGGTGGCGGCCGACCTGATCTGCCGGATCCCGAGCCCCGACGACCGCCGCGTCACGTTCGCGTCGCTGACCGAGCACGGCCTCGACGTGGCGAACAAGGCCCGCGCGGCGGCGGCCGACATCCTGCGCCGGATCGTGCTGACCCCGCTCGGTGAGGACGCCCCGGCACTCGCCGAAGCGATGCGGACACTCCGCGCGTTCAACGCCGACCGTTGA
- a CDS encoding VOC family protein produces the protein MLTESTITTMLPVTDSERAGHFYADSLGLKQTGRGEDGTLYFAAAGGAIGLRPMPEGAQSENTALSFEVGDLPAEVRALEDRGVRFQDFELEGLKTVDHIAQLGNERAAWFTDSEGNVLCLHEVMG, from the coding sequence ATGCTGACCGAATCGACCATCACGACCATGCTTCCGGTGACCGACAGTGAACGCGCCGGCCACTTCTACGCGGACTCGCTCGGCCTGAAGCAGACCGGCCGTGGCGAGGACGGCACCCTGTACTTCGCGGCGGCGGGCGGCGCGATCGGCCTCCGCCCGATGCCGGAGGGCGCACAGAGCGAAAACACGGCACTGAGCTTCGAAGTCGGCGACCTGCCCGCCGAGGTCAGGGCCCTCGAAGACCGCGGCGTCCGGTTCCAGGACTTCGAGCTGGAGGGCCTGAAGACGGTCGACCACATCGCCCAGCTGGGCAACGAGCGGGCGGCCTGGTTCACCGATTCCGAAGGCAACGTCCTCTGCCTGCACGAGGTCATGGGCTGA
- a CDS encoding maleylpyruvate isomerase family mycothiol-dependent enzyme, protein MSPTRWGPPIDVLPYFSKEEQALMTLLGALTDEDWTRPTMCAGWTVKDVAAHLLGDKVGRLSRGRDGHAADAPRPGEPFPRFIDRINAEWVVACRRLSRDVLLTMLYEFMGQTTEYWAQLDLDVPGPPVSWAGDEPAPRWLDAARDYSEFWVHHAQIREALEHTPLEAEYAEPIADTFVRALPHTLRDVDARVGKQVGYTVTGHGKWYARRERDGWVLDRGAPPSRTPLATVTTDLDTFWRLCTRNAADLSRVRTTGDENVCATVLGMTSIIV, encoded by the coding sequence ATGAGTCCGACGCGCTGGGGCCCGCCGATCGACGTCCTCCCGTACTTCTCCAAAGAAGAGCAAGCGCTGATGACGCTGCTCGGCGCGCTCACCGACGAAGACTGGACGCGGCCGACGATGTGCGCCGGCTGGACGGTCAAGGACGTCGCCGCCCACCTGCTGGGGGACAAGGTCGGCCGGCTGTCCCGCGGCCGGGACGGCCACGCCGCTGATGCCCCCCGCCCGGGTGAGCCGTTCCCCCGGTTCATCGACCGGATCAACGCCGAATGGGTCGTCGCGTGCCGGCGGCTCTCGAGGGACGTCCTGCTGACCATGCTCTACGAGTTCATGGGCCAGACGACCGAGTACTGGGCGCAGCTGGACCTCGACGTCCCCGGCCCGCCGGTGAGCTGGGCCGGTGACGAGCCCGCGCCGCGCTGGCTGGACGCGGCCCGGGACTACTCCGAGTTCTGGGTCCACCACGCGCAGATCCGCGAGGCCCTGGAGCACACGCCGCTGGAGGCGGAGTACGCCGAGCCGATCGCGGACACGTTCGTCCGGGCGCTGCCGCACACCCTGCGCGACGTCGACGCCCGCGTCGGCAAGCAGGTCGGCTACACGGTGACCGGCCATGGCAAGTGGTACGCACGCCGGGAGCGCGACGGCTGGGTCCTCGACCGCGGCGCCCCGCCGTCCCGCACGCCGCTGGCCACGGTGACGACGGACCTGGACACGTTCTGGCGGCTCTGCACCCGCAACGCGGCGGACCTGAGCCGGGTGCGGACGACCGGGGACGAAAACGTTTGCGCGACCGTGCTCGGGATGACGTCGATCATCGTCTAG
- a CDS encoding lipopolysaccharide assembly LapA domain-containing protein, with protein sequence MTHARGGAADRPTGPTHHDLPGTEVPEGALEPAELRAGDVRPGPEEVTPVRPAPSRPAPAKIKRTRISGTWVAVIAGLVVLVLLLIFILQNLDSVTVHFFGGEGSLPLAIAMLFSAIGGAALVALIGGARILQLRKQARRR encoded by the coding sequence ATGACGCACGCGCGCGGGGGCGCGGCCGACCGCCCCACCGGTCCCACCCACCACGACCTGCCGGGCACCGAGGTGCCCGAAGGCGCACTGGAACCCGCCGAGCTGCGGGCCGGCGACGTCCGCCCGGGCCCGGAGGAGGTGACGCCGGTGCGGCCGGCGCCGTCCCGGCCCGCACCCGCGAAGATCAAGCGCACCCGGATCAGCGGCACCTGGGTCGCGGTGATCGCCGGCCTGGTCGTGCTGGTCCTGCTGCTGATCTTCATCCTGCAGAACCTGGACTCGGTGACCGTGCATTTCTTCGGCGGCGAGGGCAGCCTGCCGCTGGCCATCGCCATGCTGTTCTCGGCGATCGGCGGGGCGGCGCTGGTCGCGCTGATCGGCGGGGCCCGGATCCTGCAGCTGCGGAAGCAGGCGCGCCGCCGCTAG